ACTGCAGGGAAgtggaggagctgtggctctgcacacAGTCCTTTCTGTTCACTGCTCTGAACTGGGGTTGCTGCTCTGGTCAGCAGGAaatccctgtcctgggctgtGGCCAAGCCCATCCTGACACTGAAGGCTGCCAAAGGTGCTGCttcattcctgccttcagccTCAGCTCGTGGGTCTGTTCCTGAGAGGCAGCTTCCTGAGGAAGCTTCAGGCTGCCATACCTTCTGGGTTGCTGCTTTCACACTGCTTTGTATTGCAACTCTGAGCAAATAACACTGGGTACAGCATGTGCCAAACAGCATGTAAATGCTAAGAAATACATATCTCACTCAGAGGTCATGAGGTGTCTCCTTCCTAAGGTGAGCTGCAGGGTTCTGTAACTCGGGGTGAGCAAGGCTGGGATTTTTACCAACTTCAGGATACTTCAGAGGTATCCTCTAGCTCCTTGTCCTGTCTGGTAAAGTCTGGACTCCATCGTCAGGGGGAAGCACAAAGTCACTGcaacaggaaagcagcaaacagCATTGCCAGAGGTGTTTGAGCAGAGGCTTGCATGCTGCAGCCACTCTGACTTCAAtgatttttaaagctttcctGCACTCTTTGAAGTGAGTGTTCAGGAAATAACAGCACTGCTGAGGACTGGAGTTCTGCCTTGGCATCCAGCTTACCTCCCCCAGCCTCTCCGCATCACTGCTGGCAGGCAAAGCTGCTCATAGAGTTTCTCTGTAATTGTGTCTATGGGGATCTGGCtgaggaggaaaacagcaatTTTATGGACTTGAGAATGGAAAGAGACAGTTTTTTCCTTGGCATTTGTGGGAAAACTTTCCTGAGCAACAGACTGGACAATTTATTACTATTTATTAGAAAGTCTCCCTATTACTATCATgactaatatttttattaggtGGAAGTAACTTCTACTAAGGAACTGTTTTGGAAAATAACTCCTTGTATTATTTTCCCTATTTGACTGAATCTGCTTTTCAAGCTGGACATTAAGGgataaaaaaaagtgaatttggTACAAATTTAGCTTGGGTTAAACTCAATCCTCTGCAGAACCTTAACCAAACAAATATCTCTGGGTTTGAATGTTTTCTGTTGTCTGTGGCAGCTCTCTTTGCCCTCTCCTTCCTGTGAGAGGGAATCAGGAATCTCTGCAGAACTGAGCTAACACACATGATAACTGAGACATCAACAgaagctttaaagaaaaaatatttagatattttaGTCCATTGATTTTGGTGgatatgttttgttttctgagtcAAAAGCAAAGTTGGAGCTGATTGTATACTTGaggaatatttttctaaagatGTCTCTGTATCCAAATCAACTGTAGGTATGAAAATGAACCGAGCAAGACAAAGGGGTGGGTCACTGGAAGGAAATGTGGGGGGTTATTTTGCTCAGTGGAAAGGGACCCACCCAGGTCAGGGGGTGACATGGTGAGGATGTTGGAACATATCTAGAGAAGCAGAGTTCTGGTTCTGCTCTGAAGTCCCCACCTAATTTGTCTCAGCACAGAACACCAGGTCAAACCCATGACCAAAGGATGAGGGCAAAGCTGTCTTTAGAGGGTTTTGGTTATCTCTCAACAGGAGGTaataactgaaaataattttgttgtaTTTAGGTGCAGCATTTGTCAGccaaattttacttttaaatggAACATTTAAGTCCATGTTTCTGGGTGGAGCATGACTAAGCCACAGGTACTATTGCCAAGGAAATGGCTCCTTCAAGGAAATTCTCTATTCCACTGTTTACTCTGTGCCTTACTCAGAGGAGGATGTAGGAGCCATCCTGTGCCCCTTCCCTGACAGCTGTAAAAGGGTAACAGAAGACTAATAGGTAAAAACAATATTTTGTCAGTCCTGTCTGTCTTATCAACAGCACTTTGGTTACCAGAACTTGACACCAGTGCTGTTCATGGAGTTTGTGCTGGCATGAGCAGACTTGTGAGAAGCCAGCCTGCTCTCCCATGGCATGGACATGGCCACAGCGGTTCCAGAAGGAGCTGCATTGACAACATCTTCAATCTATTAGAGCTAAAGCATTGTAGATCAAGCATTAAATCTAGTTCTAGTGTGTTTTGTATGTATCTGCTACTGATCTCAAGGACTAAAATGTCCAGACACATCTATATATCCACCCAGGCACCTGGACTGGGCATTATCCAATCACTGGATCCCTGTTCACTCATGTGGAGGCTGCTCTTCCACACGTCATTACTGCAGACTGGGTTATTTTGGTGTCTAAGCAGTCTGAATATAATTGGAGTTtgctcaggagctgtgaaaCCCCCCAGCTCTAGTTCCCCAGAGGGAGTTACCTGTGTGTCTTTGTGTATCTTTCTGCATCAAGATGCAAACGCACCTGTGTAGCCAGGCCAGATCACCTTGAGTCCCTCGGTCACCCCTGCAGGCCCCCTGAAAGGCAGCTGGAAAGAAAACCACAACTGCCCCCCTAaaggagctgtccctgcaagggctgccctggggaacAGAAACTCCCCAGTTCCTGTCTGAGAAGCACTTCTCAAACGGCACAGCTATTTAAGGGTGTAGGAATAGTCTCGTGCTGATGAGAAAGAGGAAGGGACTGTTGTTTTtctgaagatattttaaatcagTACTGGTCTTTGAGAATGTAAAAAGCAAGTTGAAATCATCAGGGCAGAACTTCACTTGgtgaacaaaacacaaacaggtGAGCAGAGGCTTTGCCCTTTTAATGCAGTGACTGAGACATACATGCACTGTTATGCTGCTGCAGCAATGCTCATCAGAGTTTCATTTTTGAGCTTGACCTCAGtagcaataaaaataatcttaatCTCACAGCCTTCACATACCTTTTCCACAGTTTCTGAGGATGAATCATCTTTCCAAAGCTGTTCCTGAACTCTAATCCCCAAAGAAGCCACCACAGGCTTCCCCCCTTGTGTCCTTCCTGCCTCCTTTGCTCTGGCCCCCATCCCTAATGAGGTGGAGCATTTCAGGCTTCCTGGGATGGGGATCTCAGGGGAAGGGCTACCAGTGTGAGttgctttgcattttgaaaGGCTTCTCTTGGCCTGGACTCTTCTGACAAACAGGGCCCTTAGCTCTTACTCTACTGAGAATCAGCTTTATAATCAGCTGTCATAAACAAACATCAACCCAGAGAAGGTGCATATGGCAGAGATCAGGAGATCTTGCAGGAAGCTGGAAGGCGTTTGCAGCATGAGATCCACACATGGTGGGTCAGCATCCTCCTGCGGGCACGCAGGGTGTTggagcagctccccacagcagagctgacacGTGAGCCCCAACCATGGTGATCTGCTGGGATGCAGCAAGGAGTCCCCATCCAGAGGGGGCACAACCCCCTCTGCAGACAGGCAGTTTTTTGGAAGGGCTGTCCCAAGGTACTGCTCCCAATGGCCGTGGTGCTCCACGCAGACACTGGAAGAGTCCCAAAATACCACAAGACCCAGGGTGGCCATAGTGCCATGGCTTAATCCTCACAAGGCAGGATTTTGAGTAGCCAAGTTCTTAGCTCCCTGCAGGCTTTTCCAGCTGCTATCCAGCATGGGTTTACTGGGGAATGGAGCCAGGAGAGCTTCAGCGCTCATGGAAGAAAGCAAAGGCCTGTCTAACAAAGCCTCGCAGGGTCGACAGGCCCCAGGAATGCTGGGCTTTTCCCTCGGCCCCGGAGTCCACacagtcctgccctgccccagcctctcTGGATGACTTACAGTTGTTGTTGGTGTTGTGAGAGTGCAGCTGGACCAAGTCCTCCTCCAAGgcccctgccagctccttcaGGTCCCTGGAGGTGTCTGCTGGCAGGTACTGCCAAGCCTTGCGCCCGTTGTGGTCCCTGCAGGTGGTGTCTGCCCCGTAAGCTCCCACCAGCACCTTGATGAGCACCTCGTGTCCCTGCAAGGCAGCCAGGTGCAAAGGGGTGAGCCCGCCGCTGGCTGTGGGGATGTTCATGTTGACAGGGTAGCCTTTTTTCTGGGCATGGGAGATGACCTGGATGAAGCTCTCATGGTGGCCATGCTTGGCAAGCCAGTGGAGAGCGGTGAAGCCTGTCACAAAGTCTCTCCTGGTCAGCAGGCTGGGATCCAGGTCCAGAAGCTTGATGATGCTGTCCGCATCACCCTCGGCCACCGTCAGCAGCCATGCGTGCTCCAGGGGATCGAGGACAAGGGGCAGCAGatcagggctctgctcaggctTCTGCTCTtggtgcagccctgcaggaagaCCGCTGCTGCTGGATGTCTTCTGAGCAGCGGCAAACCGCatggtgctgccagggctgttgctctgcaggaggatttccttcagctccttcctccgGGTACTACTGGGGCTAACGGAGAACCTGCCTGAagtcctgccccagctccccaggctgtgcctgccccagtTGATGCTTTTGTTGGTGTCCATCTTCTGCAGCGTATGGAAacgctccctgctccccagcgTGGCTGGCCAGAGATGGGagccgcgggccgggccgcccGCTCGGGGCTGGGCGGCATCCAGGAAGGAGAACCTGCGGGAGATGCCAGCTACCTTCTGCTCCGCCTCGCCCTTCTCCCGCTCCTGCCGGGCCATGGCGGTGTCTCTCgcagggctggccccagcagggcagggctcacgCTCCCCTGCACTCACCCCGCGCTTCCCCTGCCGGCCCTCGGCGAAGGAGGAACCGATCCGCACGGCAGCAGGGCACGGCGGCAGGGCATGGCGGCGCCGGGGCGGTGCGGGTGACCTTTGGTCACGCTGTGTCCGTGGCTGCCGGGCACGGCCTCacacagggctggctctgccccccGGCCCGGCCACGCTCGCCTGAGCCGGCACAGAGGGAGGGCGGCCGGGCTGCGGGAACGTGTGCGCgcagcagggaaaggctgggaaataTAGGAAAGTGAGGAAATATAGTGAGGGAGCGGGAATACAGGGAAAGTGTGGGAATACAGGGAGCGTGTGGGAATACAGGGAAAGGACGGGAATACAGGCAACGTGGTGGAATACAGGGAGGGAGTGGGAATACAGGGAGCGTGCAGAACCGTGGCACCTGACGGAGGCAGGTCCTGGGCAGCTCAGTGCTGACGCTACAGCAGAAATTGTTGAACTAGATTCTCCTGCCTGAATGGTCTCGTTTagcactgctggctcagcatTAGCACCTGAAGTAGCCAAAGCCTTAGGCCATAAGAGCTGACCAAACATAAACTTTTGATAAAATGATGCTGCTAACACAACACTCTTGAAATTCAGCAGATATGAGCAGAATGGAGATGATAAGGGCCAAGGAAACAATCCCAGGAGAATAAAGCAACATCAGaaggcagccagcccagctccagtgaAACCCAGCAAGAAATCAAGATACTGCCAGCCAGAATTTAGTGATTGACTTGGATTGGGTGATGAGTGTCGGGGTATAACTGAGAGGTGTGAATCGGGATTGGGGTCCCTCTCTGGAACCACCAGCTTGAGCTGTAACCAAAGAACTAACAAAAGACTCACTGGAAACATTCACTTGAACCCAGCAATCTTAGCAGGGTCAGACCCTGTTACATTGCCTGGCGTGTGTAGATCCATGACACTGGTCTCAGGACACTTCCTCtgaccccagcagcaccccaaagtTGTCTCACTGAAGCAATTGCTTTACAGTCCCTCTGAAACAGGCCCCTATGGCTGCAATGCTTCTCCTTGATGCTGTGCTCAGGACGGCCCAGGTTACTGCCCCAAGAGGCCATGTTCCAGTGGCTGATGGGTTTCTCTGATATAAGGGAAgcccagcctgggacactgTTTGGCTTCTTGCCACCCAGTGTTTCATCCCACGGGAATTTGACCTTCCTTGCTTGCTGTGATACACTTTGTAGCACAGTCTATGCTGACAGCTGCAGCCAGTAGTTTGTACCCTAATTTTGTTATCAATCAGGACtaatttttctgctgcaaaagGTCCCAGTCCTCTTTCTCTCCAGAAGTTTCTTATCCATGACTGCTCTGACACCCATGGCTGAACTGTCACCAGATGGTTTTGCAGCTGGTCAGGCAGTTAAAAGTCACACTAGCCCCTTGAAGCTTTCTTCTTTGCCTTCCCTAAGCTTTAGCCCTGCTCTGACTTGCCCTGAGCTGGTCGTCAGCCTTGAAGGCCTTGGTCTTTTTCCAACCACTTGGACCAGTTTTTCTGGGATGTGTGGGGAGTTGGCATAATCTCAAATCCCAAACAAATGGTGGTGAAAGCATAATTGCCCCCTTGTTCCCTGTCTGGAGCTGCCTGATTTTGTCACTGGGTTTTGGTGGCttctgtgggctcagggaggCAGAGAACTTGAACCACAGAGCCATGAGATCCTGATGAACAGTTGAAAACACTTGGGTGGCATCTGGGGAAAACAAGGAGGGAAGTAAGGAGCTGCTCTTGGGGAATGAAGGCATTAATGGTGCAAAGCAAGCCTCCCATTCAGGGCCACCGTGGTCATGCCTGCATTAGGGACTGGACACACTGGTGAACTCTGACCATGATAAAATCAGGAGTCAACCTCGGGAGTCCAGGGGCCAGGAAAGTTACTTTGGGGAAGGACCGAGTTTCCCCAGCCTCGTTTTTGCTTGTGCTGCCATCAAACGAAGGGAAACCCAAGCGGCACCAGCTACACCCTCGAAGCTGCGGCTGTGCTCATGACAGGCCGGGAGCTGAGGCTGCACCCCCGGGACGAGCGGGGCCGGGAAGGAGCGGCGGTGCCACAGGAAGGGAATTGGGCAGAGCCGCACTCAGCCGGTGCCCGGCGGGCCCGAGCCGTCCAGCGGACCTGGGGCACGGCGAGTGCGCGAACCGCACGGACATTCCGCTTGAAACGGCAACCCATCTGCTGAGCCTGGGGGACCTGAACGGACCCAAACCGCgaaccccagcccagcctcggGGCTGCACGgctcggccccggcccggcccgtaTTACCGTAGGGGCCGCAGGGCACCGCGACGGATCCCCCTGGACCTTCCCGAGGAGGCGGCGGGGAACGCCTCCCCGCGCTGGGAGCGGGCAGGACCCGGGGTGCGGCGGAGGCGGCCGGGCAGCCCGTGGGACAGGGGACCCTCAGGCCGGGGCTCCGCGCTCGCCTGGCCCCTCGAGCCACCGCCCCGAACCTacgcccgccccgcccgcagCCCGGGCTGCACCATCGCGGGCTGCTGCGGGGAGGGACCGGCAGCCCCGCTCCTCACAGAACGCGGCGACGGCGGCAGCGTGACCGGCGGGACCGGTGGGGCCGAGCAGggcggggaggcggcggggcggggcggggagcgCGGGCAGGGCGGGCtcgggggcgcggcggggccccCCCGCGCGGTGCCGCGGTGGGCGCGCCCGGAGCCGCCCGCAGGCCGGGGCGGAACGTTCCGCGCGCGGGCAGCGATGGCGGCGGCCGAGGTGGCGCGGCAGGTGCGGGTGGGCGCGGGGCCGCCGAACCACGGGCGCTGGGGGGCACCGGGGAGGGGGGCCGGGagcgggcagcgccggggcggcgggcgggagaACCGGGCATggccgcggcggcggggccggatCAGGGGGCGCCGGGCGGGCTGCGAGGACACCGGCCTGGGGCCTCCCGCGGGTTCCGAGTCTCGGTtcggagcggcggcggcggctcccgggGGATCCGGCTTTGGGGGCCGACCCGAGGGGAGCTGGGGTTACCTGGGGTAGAGGATGTTGGGGTCCCCCCTCCCCGCTGCAGCCCGGCCCGGCGACCTTGGGCTGCCCGCAGCGCGGCGGGCCGGGGGTCCTGCCCCGCCGATGCCctcgggcccggcccggctaCGGCCGGACCTGCGTGGGGCTGGCCGGGCTGCGGCGCTGGGGAGGCCTGGCCGTGCATCCCTtacccagggctgggggcccCTCGGTCACGGCAGTGGCATCCCTGCCTCTCCGGGGATGCTGATCTCCTCCCAGAGAAACCCTCAGCCCGTGTTCGGTAGTGCGTGATGCGGGAAAGGAAAATCTCCGGTCTGGGACCGTGTGCCGCGGAGGAGCTGTGCGAACCAAACACCAGCACTGGGTCCCCGCTGCGCTTTGTCCCCGAGGGTCCCCGGTAGTGCCTCCGGCCGCTGCCGGGCTCGCCCGCCTGCCTGGCGCGGCACAAGATCCCTGTGTGTCTGCAGAGAATTATCCagaagaggagcagagggagttGAGCCACCTCTGCGCTTTTCAGAGAAATGCTAAGGAGGCATCTGTAACGCGTTTGCATGTGGAAAggttttgtcttggtttgatgGGCTTCCAACTTTCATGTCCATGTGTTAATACAGAAGTAATAGTTGAGGTGAATGCTTTCCAGTTTCGTCTTCAAAGCAGTATGTTTTAGCATGGACCCAGTCTTGCTGAACGGGTAGATGTAGCCATTCCTTGCCAGTTTGTGATGTTATTTCCTCCTGGACATACCCATTGCGTTGTATGTGACTGCCAAAATATGTAAAGTGACTCAGTTGCTCCCCTGTCTTTTAAAGAAATTGAGTGTTATGCTTTCATAAGATAATGTACAGGAGTTTGAGACATCTGCTTGTGGCCTGGGATGAATTTATGGTACCACACAGCCTCGCTTTGGAGGCAAAAGGGAAAGCTGTCTGTGCGACAGACTTGAAATTAGTGTGCTGCAAATTGAAAATGTCCTTTTACAAACAAGTAACTTGTCAGCTAAGGTCTTGGGCATCTGGTCATGTCTGGTTTGTGAAGCAGTCCGCTGTAATGTCCTGGTGgtgcagagagctctgtgtgtgcaaacTGGGTTGAAGGTGTGAGAGCTGGGGCTCGGtttggggaggagctggggttACCATCCTACCATTGTCCCAGAGAACCCTTGATCAAGCCCACACTTCCTGCAGGGATAGTCAGTGAaacccccttctccccaggtGGGCAGGGTGGCCTTGTCACCACCAAGCTGAGTCCCttctcctgtcctctgccagcgGGGAGGATGGGGGCACAGGAGCGTCTTGCCAGGCACTGTCCAACTCTTCATATCCAGCAGAGGTCAGAAACATTATTGA
This sequence is a window from Haemorhous mexicanus isolate bHaeMex1 chromosome 14, bHaeMex1.pri, whole genome shotgun sequence. Protein-coding genes within it:
- the SOWAHD gene encoding ankyrin repeat domain-containing protein SOWAHD, giving the protein MARQEREKGEAEQKVAGISRRFSFLDAAQPRAGGPARGSHLWPATLGSRERFHTLQKMDTNKSINWGRHSLGSWGRTSGRFSVSPSSTRRKELKEILLQSNSPGSTMRFAAAQKTSSSSGLPAGLHQEQKPEQSPDLLPLVLDPLEHAWLLTVAEGDADSIIKLLDLDPSLLTRRDFVTGFTALHWLAKHGHHESFIQVISHAQKKGYPVNMNIPTASGGLTPLHLAALQGHEVLIKVLVGAYGADTTCRDHNGRKAWQYLPADTSRDLKELAGALEEDLVQLHSHNTNNNCKSSREAGAGQDCVDSGAEGKAQHSWGLSTLRGFVRQAFAFFHER